A region of Rhodamnia argentea isolate NSW1041297 chromosome 9, ASM2092103v1, whole genome shotgun sequence DNA encodes the following proteins:
- the LOC115752955 gene encoding uncharacterized protein LOC115752955 produces MAGEAAEALDESFAGSPAVDEAVAVDKNPSMAEKEGGIVKKGHEEGMKMAVSILAEFELPLGLLPLAEVVEVGFVRSTGYMWIVQRKKVEHTFKMVSKLVSYDSEITGYVEKKRIKKLKGVKAKELMLWPPVNEITVDDPPTGKVHFKSLAGITKTFPVEAFAAGQ; encoded by the exons ATGGCCGGCGAGGCCGCGGAGGCCTTGGACGAGAGCTTCGCGGGGTCACCAGCCGTGGATGAGGCCGTCGCGGTCGACAAG AATCCATCCATGGCGGAGAAAGAAGGAGGAATCGTCAAGAAAGGCCACGAGGAAGGCATGAAGATGGCGGTCTCGATCCTCGCCGAGTTCGAGCTACCACTCGGCCTTCTCCCCCTTGCCGAAGTAGTTGAGGTCGGGTTTGTGCGCAGCACGGGGTACATGTGGATTGTGCAGAGGAAGAAAGTGGAGCACACGTTCAAGATGGTGAGCAAGCTCGTGAGCTACGACTCCGAAATCACCGGCTATGTCGAGAAGAAGAGGATCAAGAAGCTCAAGGGCGTCAAGGCCAAGGAGCTCATGCTCTGGCCCCCTGTGAACGAGATCACTGTCGATGACCCGCCAACCGGGAAAGTCCACTTCAAGAGCCTGGCTGGGATCACCAAGACCTTCCCAGTCGAGGCATTTGCTGCCGGGCAGTGA